The Elephas maximus indicus isolate mEleMax1 chromosome 19, mEleMax1 primary haplotype, whole genome shotgun sequence genome contains a region encoding:
- the TEFM gene encoding transcription elongation factor, mitochondrial isoform X1, whose amino-acid sequence MPFPSLLLAGVRWRCCPVPSRSSLFQALRNSCCREKSAAPMKIIPNVAFCGETTKESGNALDKLFSLEQQASVLHVLNTASNKELEAFKLLRGRKSTNIIEHREKFGPFQNVESLMNVPLFQYKTVIQVCYSILCPETKKKKKKLKDNGLLGKLIKPDVGRERLKAVNSIVSIVYGTRRIAWAHLDRKMTVLDWQQDESCRMMKGTYLSSVYLEEMSSVVSKMPTADFYILEKTGLPLQNPSLFPILLHFHMVEAMLYTLLNTTFAQDRRHQVLSVNRNAVGKHFKLMVGDTRTSGKELVEQFLSESVLKAEPRVFFPLDKVVQYRQMFSSTEQNRVEELYDSLLQAVAFYELAVFDTEP is encoded by the exons ATGCCGTTTCCTAGTCTTCTCTTGGCGGGAG TGAGGTGGAGATGCTGTCCAGTTCCATCGAGGTCATCCCTATTCCAGGCCCTACGTAATTCCTGCTGTCGGGAAAAATCAGCTGCTCCTATGAAAATTATTCCCAACGTTGCTTTTTGTGGTGAAACTACAAAGGAGTCTGGAAATGCACTTGACAAGCTCTTTTCTTTGGAACAGCAGGCTTCCGTCTTGCATGTGCTGAACACAGCATCGAATAAAGAACTTGAAGCTTTCAAATTGCTTCGTGGAAGAAAGTCCACCAATATTATAGAGCACAGAGAAAAATTTGGGCCATTTCAGAATGTGGAGAGTTTAATGAATGTGCCCTTGTTCCAGTATAAAACTGTCATTCAAGTTTGTTATTCCATTCTTTGTCCagagactaaaaagaaaaaaaaaaaattaaaggacaaCGGGCTCTTGGGAAAGCTCATCAAACCCGATGTAGGAAGAGAAAGACTTAAG GCAGTTAATAGTATCGTATCTATTGTTTATGGTACTCGAAGAATTGCCTGGGCTCACCTTGATCGTAAAATGACAGTGCTGGACTGGCAGCAAGATGAAAGCTGCAGAATGATGAAAGGGACATACCTGTCATCTGTCTATTTAGAAGAG ATGTCTTCAGTCGTTTCAAAGATGCCTACAGCCGATTTCTATATCCTGGAGAAAACAGGACTTCCACTTCAGAACCCCTCGCTGTTTCCGATACTGCTGCATTTTCATATGGTGGAAGCCATGCTGTATACCTTGTTAAACACAACATTCGCCCAGGACCGCCGGCACCAGGTGCTGAGCGTGAACAGAAACGCAGTCGGGAAGCACTTTAAACTAATGGTCGGCGACACGAGGACTAGCGGAAAAGAACTGGTGGAGCAGTTTCTCTCAGAATCTGTACTGAAGGCAGAGCCTCGAGTATTCTTCCCGTTGGATAAAGTAGTCCAGTACAGACAGATGTTTTCATCTACTGAACAAAACAGAGTCGAAGAGTTATATGATTCATTATTACAAGCTGTCGCCTTCTATGAATTAGCAGTTTTTGACACTGAGCCTTAA
- the TEFM gene encoding transcription elongation factor, mitochondrial isoform X2, whose amino-acid sequence MKIIPNVAFCGETTKESGNALDKLFSLEQQASVLHVLNTASNKELEAFKLLRGRKSTNIIEHREKFGPFQNVESLMNVPLFQYKTVIQVCYSILCPETKKKKKKLKDNGLLGKLIKPDVGRERLKAVNSIVSIVYGTRRIAWAHLDRKMTVLDWQQDESCRMMKGTYLSSVYLEEMSSVVSKMPTADFYILEKTGLPLQNPSLFPILLHFHMVEAMLYTLLNTTFAQDRRHQVLSVNRNAVGKHFKLMVGDTRTSGKELVEQFLSESVLKAEPRVFFPLDKVVQYRQMFSSTEQNRVEELYDSLLQAVAFYELAVFDTEP is encoded by the exons ATGAAAATTATTCCCAACGTTGCTTTTTGTGGTGAAACTACAAAGGAGTCTGGAAATGCACTTGACAAGCTCTTTTCTTTGGAACAGCAGGCTTCCGTCTTGCATGTGCTGAACACAGCATCGAATAAAGAACTTGAAGCTTTCAAATTGCTTCGTGGAAGAAAGTCCACCAATATTATAGAGCACAGAGAAAAATTTGGGCCATTTCAGAATGTGGAGAGTTTAATGAATGTGCCCTTGTTCCAGTATAAAACTGTCATTCAAGTTTGTTATTCCATTCTTTGTCCagagactaaaaagaaaaaaaaaaaattaaaggacaaCGGGCTCTTGGGAAAGCTCATCAAACCCGATGTAGGAAGAGAAAGACTTAAG GCAGTTAATAGTATCGTATCTATTGTTTATGGTACTCGAAGAATTGCCTGGGCTCACCTTGATCGTAAAATGACAGTGCTGGACTGGCAGCAAGATGAAAGCTGCAGAATGATGAAAGGGACATACCTGTCATCTGTCTATTTAGAAGAG ATGTCTTCAGTCGTTTCAAAGATGCCTACAGCCGATTTCTATATCCTGGAGAAAACAGGACTTCCACTTCAGAACCCCTCGCTGTTTCCGATACTGCTGCATTTTCATATGGTGGAAGCCATGCTGTATACCTTGTTAAACACAACATTCGCCCAGGACCGCCGGCACCAGGTGCTGAGCGTGAACAGAAACGCAGTCGGGAAGCACTTTAAACTAATGGTCGGCGACACGAGGACTAGCGGAAAAGAACTGGTGGAGCAGTTTCTCTCAGAATCTGTACTGAAGGCAGAGCCTCGAGTATTCTTCCCGTTGGATAAAGTAGTCCAGTACAGACAGATGTTTTCATCTACTGAACAAAACAGAGTCGAAGAGTTATATGATTCATTATTACAAGCTGTCGCCTTCTATGAATTAGCAGTTTTTGACACTGAGCCTTAA